In a single window of the Streptomyces sp. NBC_00353 genome:
- a CDS encoding ABC transporter ATP-binding protein: MTNPVTSPGAGTNTVAGTATATEIKARDLSGTGAGKGPGQGGGPRPKAEATGLEPDSAVDAGAGDPFDRDDLPTPRGATRTLLVSLLGPLRGRVVVAALFLLIQQAAVQAGPLLVAYAIDSGVPAFRDKDYGPLIAVAIGYALCSAAAGSMQYAFIQASARINQDVLLDLRGRIFRHAQALSVDFHERYTSGRLISRSTTDVESLRELLSEGLQELIGVVLSFVSISLMLLWLDFDLGAVAVVSFVPLYALVRLYQRRAGVIFAARSTAIAAVIVKFAETMNGIRPVQAFRRERTNDAEFDGLNQQHCRTNGNALLEMARYVVGSRLVANTAVAGIVLWGAYRVASGALALGVLAAAVLYLRRLYDPIDRLGMFLNSYQSAAASLQKIAGLLAQTPTVPETANPRELPARTGEQPGRDVVFDSVSFAYRTGGEVLPRFDLTIPAGQTVAVVGSTGAGKSTLAKLLARFYDPTDGRVLLDGTDLRDLATPELRRGVVMVTQEAFLFSGTVAENIAIGRPDATPEEIEQAAKAIGAHDFISSLPDGYDTDVRKRGGRISAGQRQLVAFARALLADPAVLILDEATSSLDIPGERAVQRAMDTVLHGRTAVVIAHRLSTVEIADRVLVMEHGRIVEDGFPSELIGGTGRFAGLHRAWRESLA, translated from the coding sequence ATGACAAACCCGGTCACGAGCCCCGGAGCGGGCACGAACACGGTCGCGGGCACGGCTACGGCCACGGAGATCAAGGCCCGCGACCTGAGCGGCACGGGTGCCGGGAAGGGTCCCGGGCAGGGCGGCGGCCCGCGGCCGAAGGCCGAAGCCACCGGCCTGGAACCCGACTCCGCCGTCGACGCCGGGGCCGGGGACCCCTTCGACCGGGACGACCTGCCCACTCCCCGGGGCGCCACCCGCACCCTGCTGGTGTCCCTGCTCGGCCCGCTCAGGGGCCGGGTGGTGGTCGCCGCGCTGTTCCTGCTGATCCAGCAGGCAGCCGTCCAGGCCGGCCCACTGCTCGTCGCGTACGCGATCGACAGCGGCGTGCCGGCGTTCCGGGACAAGGACTACGGACCGCTGATCGCCGTGGCCATCGGATACGCACTGTGTTCGGCGGCCGCGGGAAGCATGCAGTACGCGTTCATCCAGGCCTCCGCCCGGATCAACCAGGACGTGCTGCTCGATCTCCGCGGACGGATCTTCCGCCACGCGCAGGCGCTGAGTGTGGACTTCCATGAGCGCTACACCTCGGGCCGGCTGATCTCCCGCTCCACGACAGATGTGGAGTCGCTGCGGGAACTGCTCAGCGAGGGCCTGCAGGAACTCATCGGTGTCGTGCTCTCCTTCGTGTCCATCTCACTGATGCTCCTGTGGCTGGACTTCGATCTCGGTGCGGTCGCCGTCGTCTCGTTCGTACCGCTGTATGCGCTGGTGCGGCTCTACCAGCGGCGGGCCGGTGTGATCTTCGCTGCGCGGTCGACGGCTATCGCGGCGGTCATCGTGAAGTTCGCGGAGACGATGAACGGAATCCGTCCCGTCCAGGCCTTCCGCCGCGAGCGCACCAACGACGCCGAGTTCGACGGGCTCAACCAGCAGCACTGCCGGACCAACGGCAACGCGCTGCTGGAGATGGCGCGCTACGTCGTCGGCTCCCGGCTGGTCGCCAACACGGCGGTGGCCGGGATCGTGCTGTGGGGTGCGTACCGAGTCGCCTCCGGCGCTCTCGCACTCGGCGTGCTCGCGGCGGCCGTGCTCTATCTGCGACGGCTGTACGACCCGATCGACCGGCTCGGCATGTTCCTCAACTCCTATCAGTCGGCCGCGGCTTCGCTGCAGAAGATCGCAGGCCTGCTGGCCCAGACCCCCACCGTGCCGGAGACCGCGAACCCGCGGGAGCTGCCTGCCCGCACGGGTGAGCAGCCGGGCCGGGACGTCGTCTTCGACTCGGTGAGCTTCGCCTACCGAACGGGCGGCGAAGTGCTGCCCCGCTTCGATCTGACGATCCCGGCAGGCCAGACCGTGGCCGTGGTCGGCTCGACGGGCGCCGGGAAGTCGACGCTCGCGAAGCTGCTGGCCCGGTTCTACGACCCGACCGACGGCCGGGTGCTGCTGGACGGGACCGACCTCCGGGACCTCGCCACGCCCGAACTGCGGCGCGGTGTGGTGATGGTGACCCAGGAAGCCTTCCTGTTCTCCGGGACGGTCGCCGAGAACATCGCCATCGGCCGCCCGGACGCCACTCCCGAGGAGATCGAGCAGGCCGCGAAGGCGATCGGGGCGCACGACTTCATCAGCAGTCTGCCCGACGGATACGACACGGACGTGCGGAAGAGGGGCGGGCGGATCTCCGCCGGCCAGCGCCAGTTGGTCGCCTTCGCCCGCGCCCTCCTCGCCGACCCGGCGGTGCTGATTCTCGACGAGGCGACGAGCTCCCTCGACATCCCCGGCGAACGTGCGGTGCAGCGCGCCATGGACACGGTGCTGCACGGCCGTACCGCAGTGGTGATCGCCCACCGGCTGTCGACCGTGGAGATCGCGGACCGGGTGCTGGTGATGGAGCACGGCCGAATCGTGGAGGACGGCTTCCCGTCCGAACTCATCGGTGGGACAGGCCGGTTCGCAGGGCTCCACCGCGCCTGGCGGGAGAGCCTGGCCTGA